Proteins encoded within one genomic window of Mycolicibacterium aubagnense:
- a CDS encoding GuaB3 family IMP dehydrogenase-related protein, protein MRDMVEIGMGRTARRTYELDDINIVPSRRTRSSQDVSTAWQLDAYRFEIPVLAHPTDSLVSPEFAIEMGRLGGLGVLNGEGLIGRHRNVEDKLAEVVELAEKEGDPDLASREAVRLLQQLHAAPLDPELLGAAVARVREAGVTTAVRVSPQNAQALTPTLVAAGIDLLVIQGTIISAERVASDGEPLNLKTFISELDVPVVAGGVLDHRTALHLMRTGAAGVIVGYGSTYGATTSDEVLGISVPMATAIADAAAARREYLDETGGRYVHVLADGDIHTSGDLAKAIACGADAVLLGTPLAAAAEAPGDGWFWPAAAAHPSLPRGALLRVALGERPSLDQVLNGPSDDPFGSVNLVGGLRRSMAKAGYCDLKEFQKVGLTVGS, encoded by the coding sequence ATGCGTGACATGGTTGAAATCGGCATGGGCCGGACCGCTCGTCGTACCTACGAACTCGACGACATCAACATCGTGCCGTCCCGGCGCACCCGCTCGAGCCAGGACGTGTCCACGGCCTGGCAGCTGGACGCCTACCGGTTCGAGATTCCGGTCCTGGCGCACCCGACCGACTCCCTGGTGTCGCCCGAGTTCGCCATCGAGATGGGCCGCCTCGGCGGCCTCGGCGTGCTCAACGGTGAAGGCCTGATCGGCCGGCACCGCAACGTGGAGGACAAGCTTGCCGAGGTGGTCGAGCTGGCGGAAAAAGAAGGCGACCCGGACCTCGCATCCAGGGAGGCCGTCCGGCTGCTGCAGCAGCTCCACGCGGCCCCTCTGGACCCGGAGCTGCTCGGTGCCGCCGTGGCACGCGTCCGCGAAGCCGGTGTCACCACCGCGGTGCGCGTCAGCCCGCAGAACGCCCAGGCCCTGACCCCGACGCTGGTCGCGGCCGGGATCGACCTGCTGGTCATCCAGGGCACCATCATCTCGGCCGAGCGCGTTGCCTCCGACGGCGAGCCGCTCAACCTCAAGACCTTCATCTCCGAGCTCGACGTCCCCGTGGTGGCCGGTGGCGTACTCGACCACCGCACCGCGCTGCACCTGATGCGCACCGGCGCGGCCGGCGTCATCGTCGGCTACGGCTCGACCTACGGCGCGACGACCAGCGACGAGGTGCTGGGCATCAGCGTGCCGATGGCCACCGCGATCGCCGACGCTGCCGCCGCGCGCCGCGAGTACCTCGACGAGACCGGCGGCCGCTACGTGCACGTGCTGGCCGACGGTGACATCCACACGTCGGGCGACCTGGCCAAGGCCATCGCCTGCGGCGCTGACGCGGTCCTGCTGGGCACGCCGTTGGCGGCGGCCGCCGAGGCGCCTGGTGACGGCTGGTTCTGGCCGGCGGCCGCGGCGCACCCGTCGCTGCCGCGCGGAGCCCTGCTGCGGGTCGCGCTGGGCGAGCGTCCGTCGCTCGATCAGGTGCTGAACGGTCCGT
- the guaB gene encoding IMP dehydrogenase, with translation MSIAESSVPISVPVPTGGDDPTKVAMLGLTFDDVLLLPAASDIIPATADTSSQLTRNIRLRVPLVSSAMDTVTESRMAIAMARAGGMGVLHRNLPLSEQAAQVETVKRSEAGMVTDPVTCSPSNTLAEVDAMCARFRISGLPVVDTAGQLVGIITNRDMRFEVDQDKAVAEVMTKAPLITAQEGVSAEAALGLLRRHKIEKLPIVDGHGKLTGLITVKDFVKTEQFPLATKDSDGRLLVGAAVGVGDDAWTRAMTLADAGVDVLIVDTAHAHNRGVLDMVARLKKAVGEKIEVVGGNVATRSAAAALCEAGADAVKVGVGPGSICTTRVIAGVGAPQITAILEATAACRPYGVPVIADGGLQYSGDIAKALAAGASTAMLGSLLAGTAESPGDLIFVNGKQFKSYRGMGSLGAMQGRGQGKSYSKDRYFQDDVLSEDKLVPEGIEGRVPFRGPLSTVIHQLTGGLRAAMGYTGSATIEQLQQAQFVQITAAGLKESHPHDITMTVEAPNYSSR, from the coding sequence ATGTCGATCGCTGAAAGCAGCGTTCCCATCTCCGTTCCGGTGCCGACCGGCGGTGACGATCCGACCAAGGTCGCGATGCTCGGGCTGACCTTCGACGATGTCCTGCTGCTGCCCGCGGCGTCCGACATCATCCCGGCCACCGCCGACACGTCCAGCCAGTTGACGCGCAACATCCGGCTGCGGGTGCCGCTGGTCAGCTCGGCCATGGACACCGTCACCGAATCGCGCATGGCCATCGCGATGGCTCGCGCCGGTGGCATGGGTGTGCTGCACCGCAATCTGCCGCTCAGTGAGCAGGCCGCCCAGGTCGAGACCGTCAAACGGTCCGAGGCCGGCATGGTCACCGATCCGGTCACGTGCTCGCCGAGCAACACGCTGGCCGAGGTCGACGCCATGTGCGCCCGCTTCCGCATCTCCGGCCTGCCCGTCGTGGACACGGCGGGGCAGCTCGTCGGGATCATCACCAACCGCGACATGCGCTTCGAGGTCGACCAGGACAAAGCCGTCGCCGAGGTGATGACCAAGGCTCCGCTGATCACCGCGCAGGAGGGCGTCTCCGCCGAGGCCGCGCTGGGCCTGCTGCGCCGGCACAAGATCGAGAAGCTGCCGATCGTCGACGGACACGGCAAGCTCACCGGACTGATCACCGTCAAGGACTTCGTCAAGACCGAGCAGTTCCCGCTGGCCACCAAGGACAGCGACGGCCGTCTGCTGGTCGGTGCCGCCGTCGGCGTGGGTGACGACGCGTGGACCCGCGCCATGACGCTGGCCGACGCCGGCGTCGACGTGCTGATCGTGGACACCGCGCACGCCCATAACCGCGGTGTGCTGGACATGGTGGCCCGTCTCAAGAAGGCCGTCGGCGAGAAGATCGAAGTCGTCGGCGGAAACGTCGCCACCCGGTCCGCTGCCGCCGCGCTGTGCGAGGCCGGTGCCGACGCGGTCAAGGTGGGTGTCGGCCCCGGCTCCATCTGCACCACCCGAGTGATCGCCGGTGTCGGCGCTCCGCAGATCACGGCGATCCTCGAGGCGACCGCCGCGTGCCGGCCCTACGGCGTCCCGGTAATCGCCGACGGCGGTCTGCAGTACTCGGGCGACATCGCGAAGGCGCTGGCCGCCGGCGCTTCGACCGCGATGCTCGGATCCCTGCTGGCCGGTACCGCCGAATCGCCCGGCGACCTGATCTTCGTCAACGGGAAGCAGTTCAAGAGCTACCGCGGCATGGGATCGCTGGGCGCCATGCAGGGCCGCGGTCAGGGCAAGTCCTACTCCAAGGACCGCTACTTCCAGGACGACGTGCTGTCCGAAGACAAGCTGGTGCCGGAGGGCATCGAGGGCCGGGTGCCGTTCCGCGGTCCGTTGTCCACGGTGATCCACCAGCTCACCGGTGGTCTGCGGGCCGCCATGGGCTACACCGGCTCGGCCACCATCGAACAACTGCAGCAGGCGCAGTTCGTGCAGATCACCGCGGCGGGCTTGAAGGAAAGCCACCCGCATGACATCACGATGACCGTCGAAGCACCGAACTATTCCTCGCGCTAA
- a CDS encoding DUF5319 domain-containing protein: MRDHLPPGLPPDPFADDPMDPSAVLDALEPGQPLDPQERMAVEADLADLAVYETLLAHKGIRGLVVCCDECQQDHYHDWDMLRANLLQLLVDGTVRPHEPAYDPEPDAYVTWDYCRGYADASLNEATSEHDGYR, translated from the coding sequence GTGCGTGACCACCTGCCGCCGGGCTTGCCACCCGACCCGTTCGCCGACGATCCCATGGACCCGTCGGCCGTACTGGACGCGCTGGAGCCCGGACAACCTCTGGACCCGCAGGAACGCATGGCCGTCGAGGCCGACCTCGCCGATCTGGCGGTGTACGAAACACTCTTGGCGCACAAGGGCATTCGCGGTCTCGTCGTCTGTTGCGACGAATGCCAGCAGGACCACTACCACGACTGGGACATGCTGCGGGCGAACCTGCTGCAGCTGTTGGTCGACGGCACCGTCCGCCCCCACGAGCCTGCCTACGATCCCGAGCCCGACGCGTACGTCACGTGGGACTACTGCCGCGGCTACGCCGATGCGTCACTCAACGAGGCGACCTCCGAGCACGACGGCTACCGCTGA
- a CDS encoding anti-sigma-D factor RsdA has protein sequence MPDSGHWSPNGGDPSLNEIRRVDRFFDALAADQHAYSTDSTEAELAFLFADWRDSIREPAVTTPVTARDAVAALQNGLHRKEYRTSLTIVGSVAAALLCLGGFGTAIYAAGPNSSLYGLHTAMFGTEKASRDDQVMLAAQTEMQQVQQLIDNGQWQQAQDKLQALGPTVQSVDAPEHKQQLIQQWNALTYKVVEQNPAATLPPPGEPLPVLPSSPLTLLPVPVVETTSTTSSTTSTSTSTSSSDATSSTTSTSITTTTSTSTTASTSSSDTTTSATSSTEPTSSTSATPSSSSTVTSTSAASTSASTATATSAPSSVPSSSEPVVTNPATASPTPTATVAPSPTQNPAPAQTVTTVAPTVTSPSVTTPAQTASVVPSTKETQQPEPTRERSVTTTTDAPSGSGSGSGSGRGQH, from the coding sequence ATGCCTGACTCCGGACACTGGTCTCCCAATGGCGGCGATCCCTCGCTCAACGAGATTCGACGGGTCGACCGATTCTTCGACGCGCTCGCCGCCGACCAGCACGCGTACTCGACGGATTCCACCGAAGCCGAGCTCGCGTTCCTGTTCGCCGACTGGCGCGACAGTATCCGCGAACCCGCGGTGACGACACCCGTCACGGCCCGCGACGCAGTGGCGGCCCTTCAGAATGGGTTGCACCGCAAGGAATACCGGACCTCGCTGACGATCGTCGGGTCCGTCGCCGCGGCGCTGTTGTGCCTCGGCGGCTTCGGGACCGCGATCTACGCCGCCGGACCGAACTCCTCGCTGTACGGCCTGCACACTGCGATGTTCGGCACCGAGAAGGCCAGCCGCGATGACCAGGTGATGCTGGCCGCGCAGACCGAGATGCAACAGGTGCAGCAGCTGATCGACAACGGTCAGTGGCAGCAGGCGCAGGACAAGTTGCAAGCCCTGGGTCCGACGGTGCAGAGTGTCGACGCCCCGGAACACAAGCAGCAGCTGATCCAGCAGTGGAATGCCTTGACCTACAAGGTGGTTGAGCAGAACCCGGCGGCCACCTTGCCGCCGCCGGGGGAGCCGTTGCCGGTCCTGCCGTCGTCGCCGCTGACCCTGTTGCCGGTTCCGGTGGTCGAGACGACGTCGACTACTTCGAGCACGACGTCCACGTCGACGTCCACCTCGTCGTCGGACGCGACCTCGTCGACAACCTCGACATCGATCACGACGACGACCTCGACATCGACCACTGCGTCGACGTCGTCCTCGGATACAACCACCAGCGCGACGTCCTCGACCGAGCCAACGAGTTCCACGTCGGCGACACCGTCGAGCAGCTCGACGGTCACGTCGACATCGGCTGCCTCGACATCGGCATCAACGGCGACGGCCACTTCTGCGCCGTCGTCGGTGCCGTCCTCGAGTGAGCCCGTCGTCACCAACCCGGCCACGGCGTCGCCCACACCCACGGCCACCGTTGCGCCCTCGCCGACGCAGAACCCGGCGCCCGCGCAGACCGTCACCACCGTCGCCCCGACTGTCACATCGCCCTCGGTGACCACACCGGCGCAGACGGCATCGGTTGTCCCGTCGACCAAGGAAACGCAGCAGCCGGAGCCGACGCGGGAGCGGTCAGTCACGACCACAACGGACGCGCCGTCGGGGTCGGGGTCGGGGTCGGGGTCGGGGCGCGGGCAGCACTGA
- a CDS encoding sigma-70 family RNA polymerase sigma factor has translation MTFSGDGLDAVVADAVAGNRDALRKVLETIRPIVVRYCRARFGVGERQGVSSDDVAQEVCLAVITALPRYKDQGRPFLAFVYGIAAHKVADAHRAAGRNRAEATDDLPDRPSNELGPEQLAIDADAAARMNRLLAVLPEKQREILILRVVVGMSAEETAEAVGSTAGAVRVAQHRALARLKAEIGSTERGHA, from the coding sequence ATGACATTTTCGGGAGATGGTCTCGATGCTGTCGTTGCTGATGCAGTTGCCGGCAATCGTGATGCGCTCCGCAAGGTGTTGGAAACCATCCGCCCGATCGTCGTTCGGTACTGCCGCGCGCGGTTCGGGGTCGGTGAACGACAGGGTGTTTCCTCAGACGATGTGGCTCAGGAGGTGTGTTTAGCTGTGATCACGGCGCTGCCGCGGTACAAAGACCAGGGACGGCCGTTCCTGGCTTTTGTGTACGGCATTGCCGCTCACAAGGTTGCTGACGCGCATCGTGCCGCCGGCCGCAACCGGGCTGAAGCCACCGATGATCTGCCGGACCGCCCGTCGAACGAACTGGGTCCGGAGCAGTTGGCCATCGATGCCGACGCGGCTGCCCGGATGAACCGGTTGCTGGCGGTGCTCCCCGAGAAGCAGCGCGAAATCCTGATTCTGCGCGTCGTCGTCGGCATGAGCGCCGAAGAGACGGCCGAGGCCGTGGGCAGCACTGCCGGCGCGGTCCGGGTGGCTCAGCATCGGGCGCTGGCCAGGTTGAAGGCCGAGATCGGTTCGACGGAGCGTGGCCATGCCTGA
- a CDS encoding WhiB family transcriptional regulator, which yields MPQPQQLPGPNADMWDWQMHGVCRGVDSAVFFHPDGERGRARAQREMRAKEMCRACPVITQCRSHALAVGEPYGIWGGLSEGERELLLKRGIRRAS from the coding sequence ATGCCACAGCCTCAGCAGCTTCCCGGACCCAACGCCGATATGTGGGATTGGCAGATGCATGGTGTTTGCCGTGGTGTCGACTCCGCGGTGTTCTTTCATCCCGATGGCGAGCGCGGCCGCGCTCGGGCCCAGCGCGAAATGCGCGCCAAGGAGATGTGCCGGGCCTGCCCGGTGATCACTCAGTGCCGGTCACACGCACTGGCCGTCGGCGAGCCGTACGGCATCTGGGGCGGACTCAGCGAAGGCGAGCGCGAGCTATTGCTGAAGCGGGGCATCCGCCGCGCGTCGTAG
- the nicT gene encoding Nickel transporter NicT, whose product MTITPTRLAMVKGALNRDEWLRMATMIGVIVVLHLVGWVTLAAFVAPQHFNLGDKTLGLGVGLTAYTLGLRHAFDADHISAIDNTTRKLMADGKRPLSVGFYFSLGHSTVVFGLALLLSIGVTTIIGPVADDTSALHHYAGLIGTSVSGVFLLLIAIINIVILVGILKVFREMRSGSYQEAELEDRLNNRGFLNRIFGGLTKSITKPAQMYPVGVLFGLGFDTATEVALLVLAGTSAAAGLPWYAILCLPVLFAAGMSLLDTADGTFMNFAYGWAFLKPVRKVYYNITITGLSIAVALIIGGVELLGLLAQQLNWTGGFGDWITGLDMNSLGFVIVGLFVVTWIAALLIWRYAKIEAKWSADASAPSSTG is encoded by the coding sequence ATGACGATCACCCCCACTCGCCTCGCGATGGTCAAGGGAGCGCTGAACAGGGACGAATGGCTGCGGATGGCGACCATGATCGGCGTGATCGTGGTGCTGCATCTGGTCGGCTGGGTCACGCTTGCCGCGTTCGTGGCCCCGCAACACTTCAATCTGGGGGACAAGACGCTGGGATTGGGCGTCGGGTTGACCGCATACACACTCGGTTTGCGGCATGCCTTTGACGCAGACCATATTTCGGCAATCGACAACACCACCCGCAAGTTGATGGCTGACGGCAAGCGGCCCCTGTCCGTCGGCTTCTACTTCTCGTTGGGGCACTCGACCGTGGTGTTCGGTCTCGCGCTGCTGCTCTCGATCGGGGTCACGACGATCATCGGCCCCGTTGCGGATGACACCTCGGCGTTGCACCACTACGCGGGGCTGATCGGCACCAGCGTGTCAGGTGTTTTCCTGCTGCTCATCGCGATCATCAACATCGTGATTCTGGTCGGAATCCTGAAGGTGTTCAGAGAGATGCGCTCGGGCAGTTACCAGGAAGCCGAACTCGAAGACCGGCTCAACAACCGGGGATTCCTGAACCGGATCTTCGGCGGCCTCACGAAATCGATCACCAAGCCGGCACAGATGTATCCGGTCGGGGTGTTGTTCGGTCTGGGCTTCGACACCGCCACCGAGGTCGCCCTATTGGTGCTGGCCGGTACCAGTGCGGCCGCCGGGCTGCCCTGGTATGCCATCTTGTGCCTGCCCGTACTGTTCGCCGCGGGCATGAGTCTGCTGGACACCGCCGACGGCACGTTCATGAACTTCGCCTACGGGTGGGCATTTCTGAAACCGGTTCGCAAGGTCTACTACAACATCACCATCACCGGCTTGTCGATCGCGGTCGCCCTCATCATCGGCGGCGTCGAGCTGCTCGGCCTGCTGGCGCAGCAGCTCAACTGGACCGGCGGCTTCGGTGACTGGATCACCGGCCTCGACATGAACTCTCTGGGCTTCGTCATCGTCGGGCTGTTCGTCGTCACCTGGATCGCGGCGCTGTTGATCTGGCGGTACGCCAAGATCGAAGCCAAATGGTCGGCCGATGCTTCGGCTCCGTCGTCGACCGGGTGA
- a CDS encoding DUF6390 family protein, with amino-acid sequence MCLPVADCDEGVEMFARYAYAPNHLGYCGPPELAALRDASVDEVRIAARSFSGAWPYLEVLSGLTGIADPLDLRLVESYWLGGGIAADLDSGAVAGQLLDVIGRLAGRYWSHLTEDLAGEVAANHCFHVFGVYPWSRLLGSGLDEHPLRVLDNCRITWGTVLSRSGDRVDIDASALLWDGHRLRLSEPSPRRLEVWEDGYSAVPDMSAGDQVAVHWGRVCGRLTPAQQHALRDSTLRQLRVTNQRLERHR; translated from the coding sequence ATGTGCCTTCCGGTGGCTGATTGTGACGAGGGCGTCGAGATGTTCGCCCGCTATGCATACGCCCCCAACCATCTCGGCTACTGCGGGCCGCCGGAGCTGGCCGCGCTGCGCGATGCCTCCGTCGATGAGGTGCGGATCGCGGCCCGCAGCTTCTCCGGTGCCTGGCCGTACCTGGAGGTCCTGTCCGGACTGACCGGCATTGCCGACCCGCTGGATCTCCGTCTCGTCGAATCCTATTGGCTCGGCGGGGGTATCGCGGCCGACCTGGATTCCGGTGCTGTCGCGGGTCAGCTGCTCGACGTCATCGGGCGGTTGGCCGGCCGGTACTGGTCGCATCTGACCGAGGACCTCGCCGGCGAGGTCGCGGCCAATCATTGTTTCCACGTGTTCGGGGTGTATCCGTGGTCCCGCTTGCTGGGCAGCGGACTGGACGAGCATCCGTTGCGCGTCCTGGACAACTGCCGGATCACCTGGGGGACGGTGCTTTCCCGCTCCGGCGACCGTGTCGATATCGACGCGAGTGCGCTGCTCTGGGACGGACACCGGCTCCGGTTGTCCGAGCCCTCGCCGCGGCGTCTTGAGGTGTGGGAGGACGGTTACAGCGCCGTGCCCGACATGTCTGCCGGCGATCAGGTCGCAGTGCACTGGGGCCGGGTGTGCGGGCGGCTGACGCCGGCACAGCAGCACGCATTGCGGGACAGCACACTTCGTCAGCTCCGCGTCACCAACCAACGTCTGGAGCGGCACCGATGA
- a CDS encoding hydrogenase maturation nickel metallochaperone HypA, translating into MHELSLCQAIAGVVRPYAADKHVEVVRVQVGALRQVVPDSLTFCWDLIRDYESMPDAELELEMVPAEVVCRSCGQQSLLASRWSVCCPVCDSAEVTVIRGNEFQVTSMDVS; encoded by the coding sequence ATGCATGAGCTCTCGCTCTGTCAGGCGATCGCCGGTGTGGTCAGGCCGTACGCAGCCGACAAACACGTCGAGGTGGTACGGGTCCAGGTCGGTGCCCTCCGGCAGGTGGTGCCCGACTCGTTGACGTTCTGCTGGGACCTGATTCGCGACTACGAGTCCATGCCTGATGCCGAACTCGAGCTGGAAATGGTTCCGGCAGAAGTGGTCTGCCGCTCGTGCGGTCAGCAGTCGCTGCTCGCGTCACGATGGTCGGTGTGCTGCCCGGTGTGCGACAGCGCCGAAGTCACGGTGATCAGAGGCAATGAGTTCCAGGTGACGTCCATGGACGTGTCTTGA
- the hypB gene encoding hydrogenase nickel incorporation protein HypB — protein sequence MGRFHRHEDGTVHTHEDGDHRHEHGDHSGYETGTERIDVLESIFAENDMRANINRNAFESNGIRALNLMSSPGSGKTTVLAASLDNLNGEVAVGVIEGDIATDLDAEKLGGRGAQVSLINTNNGFGGECHLDAPMVNRALQGLALADLDLVIIENVGNLVCPAEFDVGEHAKAMVYSLTEGEDKPLKYPVMFRAVDVVLLNKIDLAPYLDADVETYAAHVRMVNPTATILPVSARTGEGMAAWFDWLRTFVRQ from the coding sequence ATGGGTAGATTCCACCGGCACGAAGACGGCACGGTCCACACGCACGAAGACGGGGACCACCGTCACGAACACGGGGACCACAGCGGCTACGAGACCGGAACGGAGCGCATCGACGTACTGGAGTCGATCTTCGCCGAGAACGACATGCGCGCAAACATCAACCGCAATGCGTTCGAGAGCAACGGGATCCGAGCACTCAATCTGATGAGCTCACCAGGATCGGGAAAGACGACCGTACTGGCTGCCTCACTCGACAACCTCAACGGCGAGGTGGCCGTCGGCGTGATCGAAGGTGACATCGCCACCGACCTGGATGCGGAAAAACTCGGGGGCCGCGGCGCTCAGGTGTCGCTGATCAACACCAATAATGGGTTCGGCGGCGAATGCCACCTGGACGCGCCGATGGTCAATCGGGCGCTGCAGGGCCTGGCGCTCGCAGACCTGGATCTCGTCATCATCGAGAATGTCGGCAATCTGGTCTGCCCAGCTGAGTTCGATGTCGGCGAGCACGCCAAGGCGATGGTCTACTCGCTGACCGAAGGCGAAGACAAGCCGCTGAAGTACCCCGTGATGTTCCGCGCGGTGGACGTGGTGCTGCTCAACAAGATCGATCTGGCACCGTATCTCGACGCCGACGTCGAGACGTATGCCGCCCACGTGCGGATGGTCAATCCGACCGCCACGATCCTGCCCGTGAGCGCCCGGACCGGCGAAGGCATGGCGGCCTGGTTCGATTGGCTGCGCACGTTCGTCCGGCAATAA
- a CDS encoding NADH-quinone oxidoreductase subunit B family protein — protein sequence MPTSAAVKAESALIHVLWINAGLSCDGDSVALTAATQPSIEEIALGALPGLPQIAVHWPLIDFECGPNGGADDFLEWFFRADRGELDPFVLVVEGSIPNEQLHTEGYWCGFGNNPATGQPMTTSEWLDRLAPKATAVVAVGTCATYGGIHAMAGNPTGAMGVPDYLGWDWKSKAGIPIVCVPGCPIHPDNLAETLTYLLYMATDQAPMIPLDEALRPTWLFGATVHEGCDRAGYYEQGDFAHEYGSPKCIVKLGCWGPVVKCNVPKRGWINGIGGCPNVGGICIGCTMPGFPDKFMPFMDEPPGGKVSTAASGLYGSVIRNLRHITGRTVDKEPHWRHRGTKLESGATRTW from the coding sequence ATGCCTACTTCGGCAGCAGTCAAGGCAGAGTCGGCACTGATTCACGTTCTGTGGATCAATGCCGGTCTGAGTTGTGACGGCGATTCCGTGGCGCTGACTGCCGCCACTCAGCCCAGCATCGAGGAGATCGCGCTCGGCGCGCTTCCCGGGCTACCCCAGATCGCCGTGCATTGGCCTCTCATCGACTTCGAATGCGGACCGAACGGGGGCGCAGACGACTTCCTCGAATGGTTCTTCCGGGCCGATCGAGGCGAGCTCGATCCGTTCGTGCTGGTTGTCGAGGGATCGATACCCAACGAGCAATTACACACCGAAGGCTACTGGTGCGGGTTTGGCAACAACCCCGCCACCGGACAGCCGATGACCACCAGCGAGTGGCTGGATCGCCTGGCGCCCAAAGCAACCGCGGTGGTGGCCGTCGGCACGTGCGCCACCTACGGCGGTATCCATGCGATGGCCGGTAACCCGACCGGCGCGATGGGTGTACCCGACTATCTCGGGTGGGATTGGAAGAGCAAGGCGGGCATTCCCATCGTCTGCGTGCCGGGGTGCCCGATACACCCGGACAACTTGGCAGAGACATTGACGTATCTGCTGTACATGGCGACCGACCAGGCCCCGATGATTCCGCTGGACGAAGCGCTCCGGCCCACTTGGCTCTTCGGCGCGACCGTGCACGAAGGCTGCGACCGGGCCGGCTATTACGAGCAAGGCGACTTCGCCCACGAGTACGGATCACCCAAATGCATTGTCAAGCTGGGCTGTTGGGGTCCGGTCGTCAAATGCAACGTACCGAAACGCGGCTGGATAAACGGTATCGGCGGCTGCCCGAATGTGGGTGGCATCTGCATCGGCTGCACCATGCCCGGGTTCCCCGACAAGTTCATGCCCTTCATGGATGAACCGCCCGGCGGCAAGGTGTCCACTGCGGCGTCGGGCCTGTACGGATCCGTCATCCGCAACCTGCGCCACATCACCGGCCGGACCGTCGACAAAGAACCGCATTGGCGCCATCGCGGCACAAAGCTTGAATCGGGAGCGACCCGCACCTGGTAG